One segment of Hippopotamus amphibius kiboko isolate mHipAmp2 chromosome 2, mHipAmp2.hap2, whole genome shotgun sequence DNA contains the following:
- the LOC130846833 gene encoding olfactory receptor 4K3-like, protein MEEANQSVVSEFILRGLCNSTEIQNFLLLPFSTLYLMTVLGNLLVVLLIITDSHLHSPMYFLLANLSFVDFCLSSVTTPKLITDFLKKNKTISFGGCMSQILCVHFFGGGEMVLLVSMAYDRYVAICKPLHYSSIMDRQKCIWLVLIPWMSGYAHAISQLAMILDLPFCGSRIVDSFFCDIPLVIKLACVDTQTLRMLINADSAIFATTCFILLLISYTYILLTVRLHSKDGASKALSTCTSHITVVVLFFGPCIFTYLWPPSITWVDKFLAVFYTVITPLLNPAIYTLRNKEIKNAIKRWISQHMYSRGNF, encoded by the coding sequence ATGGAGGAAGCAAACCAGTCTGTGGTGTCCGAGTTTATTCTTCGTGGACTTTGCAATTCAACAGAGATCCAGAACTTCCTCTTACTGCCATTTTCTACACTCTACCTGATGACTGTCCTGGGCAACCTTCTAGTTGTGCTCTTAATCATCACTGACTCTCATCTCCATTCCCCAATGTACTTCCTCTTAGCCAATCTCTCATTTGTTGACTTCTGCCTTTCCTCAGTAACCACCCCTAAACTGATCACAGACttcctaaagaaaaataaaaccatctcCTTTGGGGGTTGCATGAGCCAAATCCTCTGTGTacatttttttggagggggtgaGATGGTACTGCTTGTGTCAATGGCCTATGACCgttatgtggccatctgcaagccactCCATTACTCCAGCATCATGGACAGACAGAAGTGCATCTGGCTAGTTTTGATACCATGGATGTCTGGCTATGCGCATGCCATAAGTCAACTAGCTATGATTTTGGATCTTCCCTTCTGTGGATCCAGAATAGTGGACAGCTTTTTCTGTGATATCCCTCTGGTGATCAAATTAGCCTGCGTAGACACTCAAACTCTGAGAATGTTGATAAATGCTGACAGTGCCATCTTCGCTACCACTTGCTTCATTCTCTTGCTGATCTCCTACACCTACATCCTGCTAACTGTTCGCCTTCACTCCAAGGATGGGGCATCAAAGGCACTCTCTACCTGTACTTCCCACATCACAGTGGTGGTGTTGTTCTTTGGACCCTGCATTTTCACCTATCTGTGGCCACCTAGCATCACTTGGGTGGACAAGTTTCTTGCTGTGTTTTACACAGTAATCACACCTCTCTTGAATCCAGCCATTTATACACTGAGAAATAAAGAGATTAAGAATGCAATAAAGAGATGGATAAGTCAGCATATGTATTCAAGGGGTAATTTTTAG